One genomic segment of Micromonospora sp. WMMC415 includes these proteins:
- the bioB gene encoding biotin synthase BioB, whose product MPEILDQARSQVLENGVGLDEAGVLAVLNLPDEHLPAALQLAHDVRMRWCGPEVEVEGIVSLKTGGCPEDCHFCSQSGLFTSPVRSVWLDIPSLVEAAKQTAKTGATEFCIVAAVRGPDARLMKQMREGVAAIKAEVDIQVAASLGMLTQEQVDELVDMGVHRYNHNLETCRSYFPNVVTTHSWEERWETLRMVRESGMEVCCGGILGLGETVEQRAEFAAQLAELDPHEVPLNFLNPRPGTPLGDRPVVEGKDALRAIAAFRLAMPRTILRYAGGREITLGDLGTRDGLLGGINAVIVGNYLTTLGRPATDDLKLLDDLKMPVKALSATL is encoded by the coding sequence ATGCCAGAGATCCTCGACCAGGCCCGTTCCCAGGTGCTGGAGAACGGCGTCGGCCTCGACGAGGCCGGTGTCCTCGCCGTGCTGAACCTGCCCGACGAGCACCTGCCCGCCGCCCTCCAGCTCGCGCACGACGTGCGGATGCGCTGGTGCGGCCCGGAGGTCGAGGTCGAGGGCATCGTCTCGCTCAAGACCGGCGGCTGCCCGGAGGACTGCCACTTCTGCTCGCAGTCGGGCCTGTTCACCTCGCCGGTGCGCTCCGTGTGGCTGGACATCCCCTCGCTGGTGGAGGCGGCGAAGCAGACCGCGAAGACCGGCGCGACGGAGTTCTGCATCGTCGCCGCCGTCCGCGGCCCGGACGCCCGGCTGATGAAGCAGATGCGCGAGGGTGTCGCCGCGATCAAGGCGGAGGTCGACATCCAGGTGGCGGCCTCGCTCGGCATGCTCACCCAGGAGCAGGTCGACGAGCTGGTCGACATGGGCGTGCACCGCTACAACCACAACCTGGAGACCTGCCGGTCCTACTTCCCGAACGTGGTCACCACCCACTCCTGGGAGGAGCGCTGGGAGACGCTGCGGATGGTCCGCGAATCCGGCATGGAGGTCTGCTGCGGCGGCATCCTGGGCCTGGGCGAGACCGTCGAGCAGCGGGCCGAGTTCGCCGCCCAGCTCGCCGAGCTGGACCCGCACGAGGTCCCGCTGAACTTCCTCAACCCCCGCCCCGGCACCCCGCTCGGCGACCGACCGGTGGTCGAGGGCAAGGACGCGCTGCGCGCCATCGCCGCCTTCCGGCTCGCCATGCCGCGCACGATCCTCCGGTACGCGGGCGGCCGCGAGATCACCCTGGGCGACCTGGGCACCCGCGACGGCCTGCTCGGCGGCATCAACGCGGTGATCGTCGGCAACTACCTGACCACGCTGGGTCGCCCGGCCACCGACGACCTGAAGCTCCTCGACGACCTGAAGATGCCGGTCAAGGCCCTCTCCGCGACCCTGTGA